The following coding sequences lie in one Candidatus Thermoplasmatota archaeon genomic window:
- a CDS encoding small multi-drug export protein — translation MISNIPEWAQIFLFSMFPWVEARYTIPYAMIQLEWMWWQAFPLAVLGNFLPIPFILVFFHRVEKFLRNYSFWCKLMDWLFARTRRKADRHISKYQYVGLFIFVAIPIPFTGAWTGALIAYLFQLNNIKSLITIFCGIVLASLCMIVMTVYIRSLLIYFGVNI, via the coding sequence ATGATTTCAAACATTCCTGAATGGGCCCAGATCTTTCTTTTTTCCATGTTTCCGTGGGTTGAAGCACGATATACTATCCCTTATGCAATGATTCAACTAGAATGGATGTGGTGGCAGGCGTTTCCACTTGCAGTTCTTGGGAATTTTCTTCCGATACCGTTCATCCTGGTATTTTTTCACCGAGTTGAAAAATTCCTGCGAAACTATTCCTTTTGGTGTAAACTCATGGATTGGTTATTTGCTCGTACACGACGAAAAGCAGATCGTCATATCAGCAAGTATCAATATGTTGGTCTTTTTATTTTTGTTGCAATCCCGATTCCATTTACCGGTGCGTGGACTGGCGCCCTGATCGCATACCTCTTTCAGCTGAACAATATAAAATCATTAATCACCATTTTTTGTGGCATTGTTCTTGCTTCTCTTTGTATGATTGTAATGACGGTCTACATCCGATCCTTGTTGATCTACTTTGGAGTAAACATTTAA
- the pyrC gene encoding dihydroorotase: MDRTIEGKIYINGTFESCCLGITQGKISEIKKTLKSDDHISFGSKLILPAGIDLHVHFRDPGFPKKEDFSSGSKAAAYGGISCVYDMPNTNPQTITVEAIREKKKLAEKKSYVDFGLYAAITDTNINQAQELGSVCNGFKIFLGASTNTLHLNERNLQVAFEEIMHTKKVTLIHAESETCLQQHTIVERNLKDHVQARPSECEVTAIKNILTHAKQITTPVHICHLSSLEGFELLRRRPAHITVGVTPHHLYFDCDTISGNETWYKVNPPLRSGFDRETLWYGIKNNSIDVLESDHAPHTLTEKETEFDKAPSGIPGVETMYPLLLAEVKKDALSFRQMISLLCERPAQILGIPKGKIEIGRDADFIVIDFKKLQTIHADALHSKCGWTPFEGMPALFPLHVFVRGEQIIDDYTLVGKPGYGTCIGEPQR; this comes from the coding sequence ATGGATCGCACAATTGAAGGAAAAATCTACATCAACGGCACGTTTGAATCATGCTGCCTTGGCATTACACAGGGAAAGATCAGTGAGATTAAAAAAACCTTGAAATCAGATGATCATATCAGCTTCGGCTCAAAACTTATTCTTCCCGCTGGTATCGACCTGCATGTTCATTTCCGCGACCCAGGATTTCCAAAAAAAGAAGATTTTTCTTCAGGATCAAAAGCAGCAGCTTACGGAGGAATATCGTGTGTGTATGATATGCCAAACACGAATCCTCAGACAATCACTGTTGAAGCAATACGTGAGAAGAAAAAACTTGCTGAGAAAAAAAGCTATGTTGATTTTGGCCTCTATGCAGCAATAACTGATACGAACATCAACCAGGCACAAGAACTTGGTTCGGTTTGCAATGGTTTTAAAATATTTTTAGGAGCGAGTACAAATACGCTACACCTCAATGAACGTAATCTCCAGGTCGCATTTGAAGAAATTATGCATACTAAAAAAGTAACCCTGATCCACGCAGAATCAGAAACCTGCTTGCAACAACATACGATTGTAGAACGAAATTTAAAGGATCATGTACAGGCGCGCCCTTCAGAATGCGAAGTTACGGCGATAAAAAATATCCTCACGCATGCAAAACAGATCACAACACCGGTTCATATCTGCCATTTATCATCTCTTGAAGGATTTGAACTTCTCCGCAGACGACCTGCACATATCACCGTTGGCGTAACACCCCATCATCTCTACTTTGACTGCGATACTATCTCGGGTAATGAAACGTGGTATAAAGTGAATCCGCCGCTTCGATCAGGATTCGATCGAGAAACGCTCTGGTATGGCATAAAAAATAATAGTATCGATGTTCTTGAATCAGATCATGCACCACATACGCTTACTGAAAAAGAAACTGAGTTTGACAAAGCACCTTCAGGAATCCCTGGTGTTGAAACCATGTATCCGTTACTGCTTGCCGAGGTTAAAAAAGATGCTCTTTCATTTCGGCAGATGATATCACTTCTCTGTGAACGGCCGGCACAGATTCTTGGCATTCCGAAAGGTAAAATTGAAATCGGCAGAGACGCAGATTTTATTGTCATTGACTTTAAAAAACTGCAAACAATACATGCGGACGCTCTTCATTCGAAATGCGGTTGGACTCCATTTGAAGGAATGCCTGCTCTCTTTCCCCTACATGTCTTTGTCAGAGGAGAACAGATTATCGATGACTACACCTTGGTTGGAAAACCAGGCTATGGAACATGTATAGGTGAACCTCAACGATGA
- a CDS encoding TIGR00296 family protein produces the protein MMLSQEDGIQAVRLARTTIEQHVQHQKLEVQNLPATFSEKHGVFVTIHTYPEYQLRGCIGIPLPVKQLKHAITDAAVSATHDPRFPPLRKEELDSIVVEVTILTKPELITVSKPSEYPQHIKIGRDGLIVEQGFFAGLLLPQVPVEQGWDTEEFLSQTCMKAGLLPDAWFDKDIRISKFTGQIFAEQTPKGTIQEKKLDGSHN, from the coding sequence ATGATGCTATCACAAGAAGATGGAATTCAAGCAGTTCGTCTTGCACGAACAACCATCGAACAACACGTTCAACATCAAAAACTTGAAGTACAAAACCTTCCAGCAACATTTTCTGAAAAACATGGAGTTTTCGTTACTATTCACACCTACCCAGAATATCAACTGAGAGGATGCATCGGGATACCTCTCCCGGTCAAGCAACTCAAACACGCGATCACCGATGCAGCGGTCTCAGCAACCCATGATCCACGCTTTCCCCCACTCAGAAAAGAAGAACTCGACAGCATTGTTGTCGAAGTAACTATTCTGACAAAACCAGAACTCATTACTGTCTCAAAACCATCAGAATATCCTCAACATATCAAAATCGGACGAGACGGTCTTATTGTTGAACAAGGGTTCTTTGCAGGTCTGCTCCTCCCGCAGGTTCCCGTCGAACAAGGCTGGGATACCGAAGAATTCCTTTCACAAACCTGCATGAAAGCGGGACTTCTCCCAGATGCTTGGTTTGATAAAGACATACGAATTTCAAAATTCACCGGTCAGATTTTTGCTGAACAAACACCGAAAGGAACAATACAGGAGAAAAAACTCGATGGATCGCACAATTGA
- a CDS encoding STT3 domain-containing protein, translated as MRKRAQFKMETTTSSSPSSESTTKEVKPERHFIKLKKNSWTTVTLIGIFCLVLLMNTYFNFISDVNLNPEGTTLDEKFYLSGPDPYYNMRLVEETVQTGRYPYYSENDPLLNYPIGRSGGRAPLLNMLAIGFSNLLTPFMSQSDALGYSMQFVPALFGALLIIPIYYIGKTLFGRKEGIIAALLIAIIPIHIASGHGSAYGLFDHDSLNLLLFFLTFMFLVKSITEKDRINSMVYAFLAGLCVAGLSLVWVEAQFLFVIIGIYVIAQILIDIFTKKINQGFAQNMAIILFVGYFISLPVRITRMEQFYFENQLMICILIAALGVFCYIIDKKKIPWVLSFSLLAITAAAFAIFLFFVPDLTETYPFLKPLGRISGILYGTAGIYGSKVDLTIAEAGTYNISRSWMSYGPALLALAWIGFILVLIRFYRQKKREHLFIIMLFLINIWLAGTAGRFLNDVVPVVALLAGFVIWYLIEKVNYSSMIKNIRHAGGGLRSLRKGIKMYQVLGVLFIFFLIMMPNVFLSLDAAVPYAASKNKTSNFKIDYFGKNFSGAFGSSSYKEQYWVDAFSWLKQQDTHIENPVDRPAFISWWDYGFYEVAVGDHPTVADNFQDGIPPAANLHTATSEKEAVIVFIIRLLEGDFQQHEKSFSPTTVAVLQKHLSNITHDPFTVKNVTYVNITYSDLLSWIEKPQKAPSYLKPIGSEYDKELSKDLVVGEQFIENVYYHDITAVLNHTLTEEQVTWLYHDLQEATGRSIRYYGAEGYDRDIFNIFGFLGDKSLVLHALRTASSERFHNAEDDFIQVRYKGYKVNPQTGQQIGSEQTWTAAQLNAMSASERRSISITDTAVVSKPAYNNTMFYRTYLGESTVLETVKNQLLQVPCWGLKHFTADYVSTLPYPGTQGFVSVVIAKYYEGAKINGTITYKGEPLDVQVVVRKNISLYGTSLGIDHDTTKAANGMFQVIAPAGNITLELRRNPELGMNAFPIKAVHFNSETDPEQAPITDDEAMRKQGTNYERTLNIEVIPGVIQGYVYANNDYDESYNTSIDTPLHNASITLIEIKEFYPLNDPTRPGQPKEYGYENLRQLTTDEHGYYQASDLMPGIYLIQAVYDDFRIHENYVFIYPGNNTYNMSKPQPAAVNGIVYFDANKNNKVDHGEEMPDVTVELIYTETDRKVVNTMITGADGSYSFSSIIPGNYVLNVTKRNSTTKYLDYAKEQTINLEANKTKVQNISITYAPITVTGSTQHRTTPLGNIPIQFTANRSVKNNTAQSTSATTDETGMYSVQLQPGSYNVTVNYDGEQGFYSFTGALDIPIGQGVATYNIALLKKSVTIQGKTLYNGLPTANISIDFIPDYSDENNTAQYASKRSDEHGRYTVELKPGRYNVTVEETRQELGQNVTYRFAGYLDLREDEVDIARTYDIILLREIEG; from the coding sequence ATGCGGAAACGAGCCCAATTTAAAATGGAAACAACCACCTCATCATCACCATCTAGTGAATCAACAACAAAAGAAGTCAAACCAGAACGACATTTCATTAAATTGAAAAAAAACTCATGGACTACAGTTACGCTAATCGGTATTTTTTGTCTTGTTTTACTGATGAATACCTATTTTAACTTCATCTCTGATGTTAATCTCAATCCAGAAGGAACAACACTTGATGAAAAATTTTATCTCTCTGGTCCTGACCCGTATTACAACATGCGTCTTGTTGAAGAAACCGTACAAACAGGACGATATCCCTACTATTCTGAAAACGACCCATTATTAAATTACCCTATCGGTAGAAGCGGAGGTCGAGCACCACTCCTCAACATGCTTGCAATTGGATTTAGTAACCTCCTCACACCGTTTATGAGCCAATCTGATGCACTTGGGTATTCTATGCAATTTGTCCCAGCATTATTCGGCGCGTTACTCATTATCCCCATCTATTATATAGGAAAAACATTATTTGGACGAAAAGAAGGAATCATTGCTGCCCTACTTATCGCAATCATCCCAATCCATATCGCATCTGGTCACGGTTCAGCATATGGCCTGTTCGATCATGACTCATTAAACTTGCTACTCTTCTTCCTCACCTTTATGTTTCTGGTGAAAAGTATTACTGAGAAAGACAGAATCAACTCGATGGTCTATGCATTTCTTGCTGGTCTTTGCGTTGCAGGTCTTTCACTTGTATGGGTCGAAGCACAATTCCTCTTTGTCATCATCGGAATTTATGTGATTGCTCAAATCCTCATTGACATCTTCACGAAAAAAATCAATCAAGGATTTGCACAAAATATGGCAATCATTCTTTTTGTCGGATATTTCATATCCCTGCCAGTACGAATAACGAGAATGGAACAATTCTATTTTGAAAACCAACTCATGATCTGTATACTCATTGCTGCACTGGGAGTTTTCTGTTACATAATTGACAAGAAGAAAATACCTTGGGTTCTTTCATTTTCATTACTTGCTATCACCGCAGCAGCTTTCGCAATCTTTCTGTTTTTCGTTCCTGATTTAACAGAAACGTATCCTTTTCTAAAACCACTTGGTCGAATCTCAGGAATTCTCTATGGAACCGCTGGTATCTACGGATCGAAAGTTGATCTGACTATCGCAGAAGCAGGAACCTACAATATCAGCAGATCATGGATGTCCTATGGTCCTGCACTGCTTGCGCTTGCCTGGATTGGATTTATTCTTGTACTCATCAGATTCTACCGGCAGAAAAAACGAGAACACTTATTCATCATTATGCTCTTCTTAATCAATATCTGGCTTGCGGGGACCGCAGGTCGTTTCCTCAATGATGTTGTCCCGGTTGTTGCACTCCTTGCAGGTTTTGTCATCTGGTATCTCATTGAAAAAGTAAACTACAGCAGCATGATTAAAAACATTCGACATGCTGGTGGTGGACTCCGAAGTCTCAGAAAAGGAATCAAAATGTATCAGGTTCTTGGCGTTTTATTTATCTTCTTTTTAATTATGATGCCAAATGTCTTCTTATCACTTGATGCAGCAGTACCCTACGCAGCATCTAAAAATAAAACGAGTAATTTTAAAATCGATTACTTCGGAAAAAACTTTTCAGGAGCATTTGGCTCAAGTTCATATAAAGAACAATACTGGGTTGATGCTTTCTCATGGCTCAAACAACAAGACACACATATCGAAAATCCAGTTGATCGACCTGCGTTCATCTCATGGTGGGATTACGGGTTTTATGAAGTAGCAGTTGGTGATCATCCAACCGTTGCTGACAACTTCCAAGATGGTATACCACCTGCAGCTAACCTCCATACGGCAACTAGTGAAAAAGAAGCAGTCATCGTCTTCATCATTCGCCTCCTTGAAGGCGATTTCCAACAGCATGAAAAATCATTTTCACCGACAACTGTAGCAGTGCTTCAAAAACATCTCAGCAATATCACCCATGATCCATTTACCGTGAAAAACGTAACCTATGTAAATATTACCTATTCTGATCTCCTTTCCTGGATTGAAAAACCACAAAAAGCACCATCATATTTAAAACCAATCGGATCAGAATATGATAAAGAATTAAGTAAAGATCTTGTTGTCGGTGAACAATTTATCGAAAATGTGTATTATCATGATATCACCGCGGTTTTAAACCATACATTAACTGAAGAGCAAGTAACCTGGTTATACCATGATCTCCAAGAAGCAACCGGACGAAGTATTCGATATTATGGCGCCGAAGGATATGACCGTGACATTTTCAACATCTTTGGTTTCCTTGGTGATAAAAGCCTAGTGTTACATGCATTACGAACCGCAAGTAGTGAACGGTTTCACAATGCCGAAGATGATTTCATCCAGGTACGATACAAAGGCTATAAAGTCAATCCTCAAACCGGCCAGCAGATCGGATCTGAACAAACCTGGACTGCTGCACAACTCAACGCCATGTCCGCATCTGAACGAAGAAGTATTTCAATCACCGATACTGCAGTTGTATCAAAACCTGCGTATAACAATACGATGTTCTATCGAACCTATCTTGGGGAGAGTACAGTTTTAGAAACTGTAAAAAATCAGCTCCTTCAAGTCCCCTGTTGGGGTCTAAAACATTTCACCGCAGATTACGTTTCAACATTACCCTACCCGGGAACTCAAGGATTTGTTTCGGTCGTAATTGCAAAATATTATGAAGGAGCAAAAATCAACGGAACAATAACGTACAAAGGTGAACCATTGGACGTCCAAGTAGTTGTACGGAAAAACATTTCATTATATGGAACATCTCTTGGAATTGATCATGATACTACAAAAGCAGCTAACGGCATGTTCCAAGTCATTGCACCTGCAGGAAACATAACTCTTGAGTTACGGCGAAATCCAGAGCTCGGGATGAATGCATTTCCCATAAAAGCCGTTCATTTCAACAGTGAAACTGATCCAGAACAAGCACCCATTACCGATGATGAAGCAATGCGAAAACAAGGAACAAACTACGAACGGACGCTCAACATCGAAGTTATACCCGGAGTTATCCAAGGCTACGTATATGCAAACAACGACTATGATGAATCCTATAATACATCGATCGATACACCGCTTCATAATGCTTCAATTACGCTCATAGAAATCAAAGAATTCTACCCCCTCAATGACCCAACACGTCCTGGTCAGCCAAAAGAATATGGTTATGAAAATCTACGACAACTCACCACTGATGAACATGGATACTACCAGGCATCAGATCTCATGCCTGGTATCTATCTAATCCAAGCAGTATATGACGATTTCAGAATCCATGAAAACTATGTGTTTATCTACCCGGGGAACAACACGTATAACATGTCAAAACCACAACCAGCTGCAGTCAACGGTATCGTCTACTTTGATGCAAACAAAAACAACAAAGTTGACCATGGAGAAGAAATGCCTGATGTCACTGTTGAACTGATTTATACAGAAACTGATCGAAAAGTCGTCAACACGATGATTACCGGTGCTGATGGTTCATACTCATTTAGCTCTATTATACCTGGGAATTATGTCCTCAATGTCACCAAACGCAACAGTACCACAAAATATCTTGATTATGCAAAAGAACAAACCATCAACCTTGAGGCAAACAAAACAAAGGTTCAAAATATCTCAATCACCTACGCACCAATTACGGTCACAGGATCAACTCAACATAGAACGACACCTCTTGGTAACATACCTATACAATTTACTGCGAACAGATCTGTGAAGAATAATACTGCTCAGAGCACATCTGCAACTACTGATGAAACTGGTATGTATTCTGTACAACTCCAACCAGGTTCATACAACGTCACGGTGAATTACGATGGTGAACAAGGATTCTACAGCTTTACTGGAGCTCTGGATATACCAATCGGCCAAGGTGTTGCAACCTATAATATTGCACTTCTTAAAAAATCAGTAACCATCCAAGGTAAAACGCTGTACAACGGTTTACCAACAGCTAACATCTCAATCGACTTTATACCTGATTATTCTGACGAAAATAACACCGCACAATATGCATCAAAAAGATCAGATGAACATGGTCGATATACCGTTGAACTTAAACCAGGACGCTACAATGTGACCGTTGAAGAAACTAGACAAGAACTCGGTCAAAACGTAACGTATCGTTTTGCTGGATATCTCGACCTACGAGAAGACGAAGTTGACATCGCCAGAACTTACGATATTATCCTACTCCGAGAGATAGAAGGATAA
- a CDS encoding ribose-phosphate diphosphokinase, translated as MPILAGTASEPLAQKIAEILHEPLLTRTTKRFPDTEFYIRIHDDITNEHIIIVQTTYPDPNLVELFIMQNAVHEAGGKKITVVIPYFGYNRQDKKFEPGEPISAQALAQLISINASTIITVDPHKDHLLQFFTVPAYGCSAVAEIATYLKKKDIDFILAPDKGAKNRAKHAAKIIGCDYDYIEKTRIDGTTVTMKPKHLDAKGKNVAIIDDIISTGGTMAQSIRELKRQKANRVTVACTHGLFIGDAQQKLTTAGCDEIIATDTIQSNYSTVSVAPCIAELLKKQVM; from the coding sequence ATGCCAATACTTGCAGGAACTGCATCTGAACCCCTTGCACAAAAAATCGCAGAAATTCTCCACGAACCATTACTTACTAGAACAACAAAACGTTTTCCAGATACTGAATTTTACATCCGGATCCACGATGATATCACCAATGAACACATCATCATCGTGCAAACAACCTATCCAGATCCAAACCTTGTCGAACTGTTCATTATGCAAAATGCTGTCCATGAAGCTGGCGGGAAAAAAATAACAGTTGTCATACCGTATTTTGGGTATAACCGACAAGACAAAAAATTTGAACCAGGAGAACCGATCAGTGCACAAGCACTTGCACAGCTCATCAGCATCAACGCGTCAACAATTATAACAGTTGATCCCCATAAAGATCACCTCTTGCAATTTTTTACGGTTCCCGCGTATGGATGTAGTGCTGTTGCAGAAATAGCCACATATCTCAAAAAGAAAGATATTGATTTTATCTTAGCGCCAGACAAAGGAGCGAAAAACCGAGCGAAACATGCAGCGAAAATCATTGGATGTGACTATGATTATATCGAAAAAACCAGAATCGATGGAACAACCGTCACCATGAAACCAAAACATCTCGATGCAAAAGGAAAAAACGTTGCAATTATCGATGATATCATATCAACTGGGGGCACCATGGCGCAATCAATACGAGAACTCAAACGACAAAAAGCAAACAGAGTAACTGTAGCCTGTACCCATGGGCTGTTTATCGGTGATGCACAACAAAAACTTACAACAGCAGGATGCGACGAAATTATCGCAACCGATACAATACAGAGTAACTATAGTACGGTATCAGTTGCACCATGTATTGCTGAGCTGCTCAAAAAACAGGTCATGTAA